Proteins co-encoded in one Nonlabens agnitus genomic window:
- a CDS encoding DUF6377 domain-containing protein, which yields MGLKSFLFLLIIFSAFLGLSQENELLNDLDAAINKRKEYESAKLQNIKKIKSRLKQAVTNDYQAYREREKLIDLYKDYNLDSTVYHISKNISTAKKIGYDSLLIKSQLQLASKLSSSGNYKEAFDILENIPKDNLTKANRYTYLYEFSLLYKQMGNYTPLQESSDSYLMQYKTYADSLLDELPRQSDLYKYMLQMRLRDDGKLKESLGINLELLEKLSPDSREYAGLTFFISTIYNSLGNVEKRRAYLAKSATADIKAAVKDNASLADLAVDRFEQGEVEKAHEYINIAFEDAKQYNSKLRFVTIANVLPAINQAYETELQAQKKSLWVSIIVISLMAVLLTLAIIYINKQLKRIVEARRGLEKVNEKLLSTNNELVDLSEELRKTNTIKEHYIGSLLGLSSNYLNKLDGYRKTVTKMLLRKEYDELLKRTKSHDVIKEEQRSFYNNFDNIFLQIYPDFVAQVNGLLREDEQIQIKKDELLTPELRIYALIRLGICDSSKIAELLHYSVNTIYNYRVKLKNKSRGDRDLFEEEVKQIT from the coding sequence ATGGGTCTAAAATCTTTTTTATTTCTCCTTATTATCTTTTCAGCCTTCTTGGGTTTATCTCAAGAAAATGAGCTTTTGAATGATCTTGATGCGGCAATAAACAAACGAAAGGAGTATGAGAGTGCAAAGCTCCAAAACATAAAGAAAATAAAGTCAAGGCTGAAGCAAGCTGTGACTAATGATTATCAGGCTTATCGAGAAAGAGAAAAACTTATAGACCTTTATAAGGATTATAACCTAGACAGTACGGTATACCATATTTCCAAGAATATAAGTACTGCGAAAAAAATAGGCTATGACAGCTTATTGATCAAGTCCCAATTGCAGTTAGCTTCAAAACTTTCCTCTTCAGGAAACTACAAAGAGGCCTTTGACATTTTAGAGAACATTCCCAAAGACAACTTGACTAAGGCAAATCGCTACACTTATTTGTATGAGTTTTCTTTGCTTTATAAACAAATGGGGAATTACACACCTCTTCAAGAATCCAGCGATTCTTACTTAATGCAATATAAAACCTATGCGGATTCCTTGCTGGACGAATTGCCGCGCCAATCAGACCTTTATAAGTATATGTTGCAAATGCGATTGAGGGATGATGGAAAACTCAAGGAAAGCCTTGGTATAAATTTAGAATTACTTGAGAAATTGTCTCCCGACTCAAGAGAGTATGCGGGCTTGACATTTTTCATATCAACCATATATAATTCATTAGGTAATGTTGAAAAGCGTCGAGCCTATTTAGCAAAGTCCGCTACGGCTGATATTAAGGCAGCTGTAAAGGACAATGCTTCGCTAGCTGACTTAGCGGTAGACCGGTTTGAGCAAGGTGAGGTTGAAAAGGCACATGAATACATCAACATAGCCTTTGAAGATGCTAAGCAGTATAATTCAAAGCTGCGTTTTGTAACTATTGCCAACGTACTTCCAGCCATTAATCAAGCCTATGAAACAGAACTTCAAGCTCAAAAGAAAAGTTTATGGGTTAGTATAATAGTAATCAGTTTAATGGCTGTTTTACTCACACTGGCCATAATTTATATCAATAAACAGCTAAAGAGAATTGTTGAAGCAAGACGTGGATTAGAGAAAGTGAATGAAAAGCTATTGAGTACAAATAATGAATTGGTTGATTTATCTGAGGAATTACGTAAAACGAATACAATCAAAGAGCATTACATAGGTAGTCTGCTCGGTTTAAGTTCCAATTACCTGAACAAACTTGATGGATATAGAAAAACCGTGACTAAAATGCTGTTGCGTAAAGAGTACGATGAGTTATTAAAGCGAACTAAATCCCACGATGTCATTAAAGAGGAACAACGTTCATTCTATAATAATTTCGACAATATTTTTCTTCAAATTTATCCAGACTTTGTTGCACAAGTGAATGGTCTCTTAAGAGAAGACGAACAAATCCAAATCAAAAAGGACGAACTTCTTACACCTGAGTTGAGAATTTATGCTTTAATAAGATTAGGAATTTGTGACAGTTCCAAAATAGCAGAGCTACTTCATTACTCTGTAAACACGATATATAATTACCGGGTAAAGTTGAAAAACAAGTCTAGAGGTGATAGAGATTTGTTTGAAGAAGAGGTGAAACAAATTACTTAA
- a CDS encoding SusC/RagA family TonB-linked outer membrane protein yields MKSLIHLSRGSCYLAGLFLIAFVNPLQASSFTLFDDESSFRESEITLSSLDLENTTTYESVTLGDFYLVSQDVIKGKVTTADGPLLGVTVVNLTTNKGTATDIDGNYEITASVGDQIQFSYQGYATQTITIANDDRLDVLMEVSENVLDQIVIIGYGESSRRKVTTSISSIDEEQIEDKPFTSAEQALVGTVPGVSVIQSSGSPGGGVSVRIRGANSISAGVEPLYIIDGVQVLNTQGLNPSDIKSVDVLKDASALAIYGSRASNGVVLITTKRGSSNRSVFNFSSYVGEDQVINTLPVLNSQQYIDYLNISLANAGLDPVTDPFGFQNNTDWQRELYDPAFIQNYQLAFSGGSENSNYYLSGGYRNQEGVIDPSEFERYSLRFNGDFDLTDKFKVGTSIALTRTESSAISDNARVNQGGVVLSALQTPPTIPVQNADGTYPLNPYQALENPIALVRGQNLESLTYKIISNVYGEYDLIDNLKLKSSFSVDLNAAKVDNFIDPFTTGNGRALGGQATNQNFDELVWTWDNTIDYNLDVNQDLNLGFLLGTTAQESKFESSFLVGQGFTNASVQTAEAASEAVDVGASESAWANISYFTRLTADYKDKYLLNATLRRDGSSRFGVNNRYATYYAASAAWLMSEETFLDDYDWIDLVKLRYGYGTLGNQLIGDFNSFGLYSPGANYPINGQIAPAFFPSQIENRDLTWESTEGHNIGLDLTLLDRRLSFTAEAYYKRTYDLLLNREIPTTSGFSNSLQNIGEMVNKGLEFSGTAVPIQTDDFNWTLNANISINSNEVIDIGGSPIFGGGVPDQGNVAIIREGEPIGNFFGYVAEGIDPNTGNVIFSDIDGNGIVNESDRTILGNALPDYTYGLSNTFSYKGLELFVFFQGNEGQDIYNASRFELENQSSFKNQLTTTLDRWTPQNRDGSLPIAVFGDPAQNGRASSRWVEDGSFIKLREITLSYNLPDSVLDYLNVSSFKVYMQGRNLYTWTGYSGYDPEVSRDGGSTISSNIDFGTYPQVKSVLFGANLNF; encoded by the coding sequence TTGAAATCATTAATTCATCTTTCTAGAGGTAGTTGTTATCTGGCAGGGCTATTTCTTATAGCTTTTGTAAATCCTCTTCAAGCCTCGAGCTTCACGTTATTTGATGATGAAAGCAGCTTTCGCGAAAGCGAAATAACATTAAGCTCTCTTGATCTTGAAAACACTACTACTTATGAAAGTGTCACGTTGGGCGATTTTTATCTAGTCTCACAAGATGTGATCAAAGGAAAAGTTACAACCGCAGATGGCCCATTATTGGGTGTAACCGTTGTAAATCTGACTACCAATAAAGGTACGGCCACTGACATTGACGGTAATTATGAAATCACAGCCAGTGTAGGTGACCAAATTCAATTTTCCTATCAAGGATATGCGACTCAAACAATTACGATCGCAAACGATGATCGTCTGGACGTTTTGATGGAAGTGAGTGAAAATGTTCTGGATCAAATTGTTATCATAGGATATGGAGAAAGTTCTAGACGTAAAGTAACTACTTCCATCAGCTCTATAGATGAAGAACAAATTGAAGATAAGCCGTTTACTTCTGCAGAACAGGCTCTGGTAGGTACCGTTCCAGGAGTTTCGGTCATTCAATCCTCAGGAAGTCCTGGCGGTGGTGTCTCGGTTAGAATACGTGGAGCTAATTCTATATCTGCTGGTGTGGAACCTCTTTACATCATAGATGGTGTACAGGTTTTAAATACCCAAGGTCTCAATCCATCTGACATCAAATCGGTGGATGTTTTAAAAGATGCCTCTGCTCTTGCAATTTACGGGTCACGAGCATCTAATGGTGTCGTTCTTATCACTACTAAACGTGGCTCAAGCAATAGATCTGTTTTTAATTTTTCTTCTTATGTAGGAGAAGATCAAGTCATCAATACTTTACCGGTTTTAAATAGCCAACAGTATATTGATTATTTGAACATATCATTAGCAAATGCAGGTCTTGATCCAGTAACAGATCCATTTGGATTTCAAAACAATACAGACTGGCAGAGAGAACTCTACGATCCAGCATTTATTCAAAACTACCAACTGGCTTTTTCTGGTGGTAGTGAGAATTCCAATTATTATTTATCGGGTGGATATAGAAATCAGGAAGGCGTTATAGATCCTTCAGAATTTGAGAGATATTCATTGAGGTTCAATGGTGATTTTGACTTAACTGATAAATTTAAAGTAGGAACCAGCATCGCATTAACGAGAACAGAAAGCTCTGCCATTAGTGATAATGCCAGAGTCAATCAAGGTGGTGTAGTTTTAAGTGCTCTACAAACTCCACCAACTATACCAGTCCAAAACGCAGATGGCACCTATCCTTTAAATCCATATCAAGCGCTTGAAAATCCAATTGCACTGGTTCGTGGTCAAAATTTAGAAAGTCTGACCTACAAGATTATTTCTAACGTTTACGGTGAATACGATTTAATAGATAATCTAAAATTGAAATCTTCTTTTAGCGTGGATCTTAATGCCGCTAAGGTGGATAATTTTATTGATCCATTTACGACTGGCAACGGTAGGGCTTTAGGTGGACAGGCCACCAATCAAAATTTTGATGAATTGGTCTGGACATGGGACAATACGATTGACTATAACCTTGATGTAAATCAAGATTTAAACCTCGGTTTTTTGCTGGGAACCACTGCTCAGGAATCTAAATTTGAATCCTCTTTTTTGGTCGGTCAAGGCTTTACTAACGCATCAGTTCAAACAGCGGAAGCCGCATCTGAAGCAGTAGACGTTGGAGCATCAGAGTCAGCATGGGCGAACATTTCTTATTTCACTCGATTGACGGCTGACTACAAGGATAAATATTTGTTGAACGCTACATTGAGAAGAGATGGTTCTTCCAGATTTGGAGTCAATAACAGATATGCTACTTACTATGCTGCTTCAGCGGCTTGGCTAATGTCTGAAGAAACATTTTTAGATGATTACGATTGGATAGACCTCGTAAAATTAAGATACGGCTATGGGACGTTAGGTAATCAACTAATAGGTGATTTCAATTCTTTTGGCCTTTATAGTCCAGGAGCTAATTATCCCATCAATGGTCAGATAGCTCCCGCGTTTTTTCCATCTCAAATTGAAAATAGAGACTTGACTTGGGAATCAACAGAAGGCCACAACATCGGGCTAGACTTGACTCTTTTAGATAGAAGATTGTCTTTTACGGCAGAGGCCTATTACAAGCGTACTTATGATCTACTATTAAATAGAGAGATTCCAACCACCTCTGGGTTTTCAAATTCCTTGCAAAATATAGGTGAGATGGTGAATAAAGGATTGGAATTTAGCGGGACTGCTGTTCCAATACAAACAGATGACTTCAACTGGACTTTAAATGCCAATATTAGTATTAATAGTAATGAAGTAATAGATATAGGAGGTAGTCCTATTTTTGGCGGTGGTGTTCCAGATCAAGGTAACGTCGCTATCATTAGAGAAGGTGAGCCTATAGGTAATTTCTTTGGTTATGTGGCAGAAGGTATTGATCCCAACACCGGAAATGTGATCTTCTCTGATATAGATGGCAATGGAATCGTAAATGAATCAGACCGTACCATTCTAGGTAACGCGTTACCAGATTATACCTATGGCTTAAGCAATACATTTAGTTATAAAGGTCTAGAATTATTTGTTTTCTTTCAAGGAAATGAAGGGCAAGACATTTACAACGCCTCGCGTTTCGAACTTGAGAACCAATCGTCTTTTAAAAACCAATTAACCACTACTCTAGACCGATGGACGCCCCAAAATCGAGATGGCTCTTTACCTATTGCAGTTTTTGGAGATCCTGCACAGAATGGTAGAGCATCATCAAGATGGGTCGAGGATGGTTCATTCATAAAGCTTAGGGAAATCACGCTATCCTACAATCTGCCTGACAGTGTTCTGGATTACCTAAATGTTTCAAGTTTCAAGGTTTACATGCAAGGTAGAAATCTCTATACCTGGACAGGTTATTCAGGATATGATCCAGAGGTAAGTAGAGATGGCGGTAGTACGATATCCTCAAATATTGATTTTGGTACTTACCCTCAAGTTAAGTCAGTCTTATTTGGTGCAAACTTAAATTTTTAA
- a CDS encoding RagB/SusD family nutrient uptake outer membrane protein, with translation MKINPYICALLSAFLLTACSDDFIDKEPITQISTGNLYQTQEDAEAVLISCYDGLQPDSYYGFDMLVYGDVRSDNCFAGGDNAANFQLDNFNVNPTNAIITRSFSQMYSAINRANTVLNRVEQMDEALFDTGRKEGILGEALFLRGLHYFNLVRLFGDVPLVTTETTSLDPAQLNVSRTAQQEVYDQIITDLLEAQSMLPDVPIDPERAAKGAAEALLSKVYLTLEDYPNVDVWTEAVMRRGYGLQTRFDNLFNQENKFNNEVIFAVRYLGDTEGNVFPELVLPTPEASFDFIKFNTPTPNSINQFQGGDNRAASSFVQRNGESFLYKWRNGEAFQSADYTIVLRYADVLLMRAEALNRINRTGDAITLLNRVRLRAGLPNYGGQTDTVSVDEAIFQERRLEFMYEGHRWFDLKRKGFAAVTEALDESKDISISEFELLLPIPQTELDRNPNLTQNPGY, from the coding sequence ATGAAAATAAACCCATATATATGCGCTTTGTTATCTGCTTTTCTCCTTACGGCTTGCTCAGATGACTTCATAGACAAAGAACCTATCACCCAGATTTCTACTGGTAATCTGTATCAAACTCAAGAAGATGCAGAAGCTGTTTTGATAAGCTGTTATGACGGCCTCCAACCAGATTCATACTATGGATTTGACATGCTGGTTTACGGTGATGTACGATCAGATAACTGTTTTGCTGGTGGAGATAATGCAGCTAATTTTCAGTTAGACAACTTTAATGTTAATCCAACTAACGCGATTATTACACGATCCTTCTCCCAGATGTACAGCGCTATTAATCGTGCAAATACAGTGCTAAATCGTGTAGAACAAATGGATGAAGCACTTTTTGATACTGGCAGAAAGGAAGGCATTTTAGGTGAGGCGTTATTTCTAAGAGGGTTGCATTATTTTAATTTAGTTAGACTCTTTGGTGATGTACCTCTAGTAACTACTGAAACCACATCTCTAGATCCCGCTCAACTCAACGTTTCTAGAACTGCCCAGCAAGAGGTTTATGATCAGATTATTACGGATTTGTTAGAAGCTCAAAGTATGCTTCCTGATGTGCCTATCGATCCAGAACGAGCGGCAAAAGGTGCGGCAGAAGCCTTATTATCAAAGGTATACTTAACGCTCGAGGATTATCCAAATGTGGATGTATGGACGGAAGCGGTAATGAGAAGAGGCTATGGTTTGCAAACAAGATTTGATAATCTCTTTAATCAAGAAAATAAGTTCAATAATGAGGTGATTTTTGCGGTACGTTATCTAGGAGATACTGAAGGCAATGTATTTCCTGAACTGGTTCTACCGACACCAGAGGCTTCCTTTGATTTCATCAAGTTTAACACGCCAACTCCTAATAGTATCAATCAATTTCAAGGTGGTGATAATAGAGCAGCGTCATCATTTGTTCAAAGAAATGGTGAGTCATTCCTTTATAAGTGGCGCAATGGAGAAGCTTTTCAATCTGCAGACTACACGATTGTCCTGCGCTATGCAGATGTACTTTTAATGCGTGCCGAAGCTTTGAATCGAATTAATAGGACTGGTGATGCCATTACCTTGCTTAATCGAGTAAGACTACGTGCAGGATTACCTAATTATGGTGGTCAAACAGATACCGTTTCAGTGGACGAAGCTATTTTTCAAGAGCGTCGATTGGAATTCATGTACGAAGGTCACCGCTGGTTTGACTTGAAGCGCAAAGGATTTGCGGCAGTGACAGAGGCTCTTGACGAATCAAAGGATATCAGTATTTCAGAATTTGAATTACTACTACCTATCCCACAAACGGAATTGGATAGGAACCCTAATTTGACACAAAACCCAGGATACTAA
- a CDS encoding glycoside hydrolase family 30 protein, whose protein sequence is MTLKMIILKRTVVFLTVITLITSCDYDDSTALNTIDTTSNNGQVTAFLTTPDQNSLVQELPDKFEFSTEVRSDLVITIDENDIRQEVEGFGAALTGSSAFLLNNNQEALNTLFAQDQLNLSYLRLTVGSSDFTKIGNYSYNETGGAPDPTLSLFSLEQDMIDDNPIIPVAQQILGIDSEIKFMSSPWSAPAWMKSNNSLENGFLLASNYSVYARYWEMYLEGYKNAGIEIDAITPQNEPLFATDDYPTMFMSAQMQATFIGQHLGPRLAANTSISPKIISYDHNFFVGEDPDYPTTVLSNPLAAQYTNAVAYHAYGGQPSDIDAFRDVYPDAEIYFTEQSGIRTGNTTFGGELNFFLKNVFIGTLRRGAKAILLWNLALDENSGPTNGGCDICTGVIEVSSSGAIRKNPEFYILSHFSKFVQPGAVVINSTQVEGQLLNVAFKNPDGSKVLVLYNDSGLSGQDIRVDIEMNGQRFNYAVPNGSLTTFTWD, encoded by the coding sequence ATGACATTGAAAATGATTATTTTAAAACGTACCGTGGTATTCTTAACGGTAATCACGCTCATAACTAGCTGTGATTATGATGATAGCACTGCTTTAAATACAATAGATACCACTAGCAATAATGGTCAGGTTACTGCATTTTTGACCACACCAGATCAAAATTCCTTAGTACAGGAATTACCCGATAAGTTTGAATTCTCCACTGAAGTGCGCAGTGATTTAGTTATCACAATTGATGAAAATGACATCAGACAAGAGGTCGAAGGTTTTGGTGCTGCACTGACTGGTTCATCTGCCTTTCTCTTGAACAACAATCAGGAGGCTTTGAACACCTTGTTTGCTCAGGATCAATTGAATTTAAGTTACTTGAGGTTAACCGTTGGTTCTTCTGATTTTACTAAGATTGGCAATTACTCGTACAATGAGACTGGAGGCGCGCCAGACCCTACACTGTCTCTATTTTCCTTAGAACAGGATATGATAGACGATAATCCGATCATTCCAGTTGCTCAACAAATACTAGGTATCGATAGCGAGATCAAATTCATGAGCTCTCCATGGAGCGCTCCAGCCTGGATGAAGAGCAATAATTCTTTGGAAAACGGCTTTCTGTTGGCATCAAATTACTCAGTTTATGCCCGTTATTGGGAAATGTATCTAGAAGGCTATAAAAATGCTGGTATTGAAATAGATGCCATTACACCACAAAATGAACCTTTATTTGCTACAGATGATTATCCTACGATGTTCATGAGTGCTCAAATGCAGGCAACCTTTATAGGTCAGCACTTGGGACCTCGATTAGCGGCTAATACTTCTATCTCTCCAAAAATAATATCCTACGATCATAATTTCTTTGTTGGGGAAGATCCTGATTATCCTACCACAGTGTTATCAAATCCGTTAGCGGCACAGTATACCAATGCTGTTGCTTACCATGCGTATGGTGGTCAACCATCAGATATTGATGCCTTTAGAGATGTCTATCCAGATGCAGAAATATATTTTACCGAACAATCTGGCATACGCACCGGAAATACAACATTTGGAGGAGAACTTAACTTCTTTTTGAAAAATGTATTCATCGGTACATTGCGCAGAGGTGCAAAGGCGATTTTGTTATGGAACCTAGCTTTGGACGAAAACAGCGGACCAACAAATGGTGGTTGTGATATCTGCACAGGCGTTATCGAGGTTAGCTCTTCGGGAGCTATTAGAAAAAATCCAGAATTCTACATACTTAGTCATTTCTCAAAATTTGTTCAACCTGGAGCAGTAGTAATCAATTCAACACAAGTGGAAGGACAACTACTCAATGTCGCATTCAAAAATCCTGATGGCTCTAAAGTACTGGTTTTATATAATGATTCTGGATTGAGTGGTCAGGACATTAGAGTAGATATAGAAATGAATGGGCAGCGTTTTAATTATGCAGTTCCCAACGGCAGCCTCACCACATTTACATGGGATTAG
- a CDS encoding SusE domain-containing protein: MKIFKYLTLIFLSTMVLSSCEDEEDNLDELKAFTISAAELSYPSENASIALNLEQAQSNVEFSWNSATTDSGFLVTYEFLLVEDGADLSDPLYSSASAESGKATYISIPQERLDEALSNAGLNSGESINLSWAVVASAQQNSEISLRTISMTRFDFPETPEKLYIAGTATEVGDNPENGILLRRLFNANGDPINKYEGYTSLNSSGTFSFYGFQNRSLVFGGSNGTISAGGDPISPERTTTYRIRVDFVNSTYELQPITWSIVGNVITNGWGGDVPMTYQGNGTWALTYEFIDADAGDPNDRFIFRANQDWGFVIKKLVGSNEVLAEDIANNQGITVDDIPLSQLGQATVTLNLSGQQPVYSINN; the protein is encoded by the coding sequence ATGAAAATATTCAAGTACCTAACACTGATTTTTTTGTCAACGATGGTATTGTCTTCTTGTGAAGATGAGGAGGACAACCTAGACGAACTTAAGGCTTTCACTATTAGTGCTGCTGAATTGTCTTATCCTTCAGAGAATGCATCAATTGCATTGAATTTAGAACAAGCGCAGTCAAATGTTGAATTCTCATGGAATTCCGCAACCACAGATTCTGGGTTTCTTGTAACCTATGAATTTCTTCTGGTAGAAGATGGAGCAGATTTATCTGATCCTTTATATAGTTCCGCTTCCGCGGAAAGCGGTAAAGCCACATACATTAGTATACCTCAAGAACGATTAGATGAGGCACTTAGTAACGCAGGTTTGAATTCTGGCGAGTCAATAAATCTGTCCTGGGCAGTTGTCGCATCTGCACAACAAAACAGTGAGATATCATTAAGAACGATCTCAATGACACGTTTTGATTTTCCAGAAACACCAGAAAAACTGTACATAGCAGGAACAGCAACTGAGGTAGGTGACAATCCTGAAAATGGGATTCTTCTACGTCGTCTTTTTAATGCTAATGGAGATCCTATTAATAAGTACGAGGGCTATACTTCATTGAACTCTTCTGGAACATTTAGCTTTTACGGCTTTCAAAATAGATCGTTAGTCTTTGGTGGTAGCAATGGAACTATAAGTGCTGGTGGTGACCCTATATCGCCAGAACGAACCACTACGTACAGGATTAGAGTAGACTTTGTAAACAGTACCTATGAGTTGCAACCTATCACTTGGAGTATAGTTGGAAATGTGATCACTAATGGTTGGGGCGGCGATGTTCCTATGACCTATCAGGGAAATGGAACATGGGCCTTAACCTATGAATTTATTGATGCTGACGCTGGCGACCCTAACGACCGTTTCATTTTTAGAGCTAATCAAGATTGGGGCTTTGTAATCAAAAAGCTTGTAGGTAGCAATGAAGTATTAGCCGAAGACATTGCTAATAACCAAGGAATTACAGTCGACGATATCCCATTATCCCAATTAGGACAAGCTACGGTCACGCTCAATCTTTCAGGCCAGCAGCCGGTTTATTCCATTAACAATTAA
- a CDS encoding glycoside hydrolase family 3 N-terminal domain-containing protein codes for MSHCKLYIFILIALVCNFSKSQTVTYSNAEIRSLIEKMTIEEKVGQMAQITLDVITKGKNEMESDEPLALDPALVKKAIVDYKIGSVLNTANNRARTRDKWHEVIGQLQQVAKEDTRLKIPILYGIDAIHGTTYTAGATFFPQQIGLAATWNPEIAKTAAEITAYETRASGIPWNFSPVLDLGRDPRFPRIWESFGEDPYLASVFGEQMVMGYEGNNSSTAIDQFHVSSCLKHFLGYSVPTNGKDRTPAIISNIQLEELHIPPFQKAIDAGASSIMINSGIINGVPVHANKELITDLLKERLNFKGLVVTDWKDIENLHERDKVAATMKEAVMMSVNAGVDMSMIPYNFDFCKHLVELVNEGKVEMSRIDDAVERILKLKNKLGLFDVSLFAKAEYPKFASTEFQEKAFQASLESITLLKNENAILPLSKSKKVLVAGPNSNSMRTLNGGWSYSWQGEKVEEFAQGYNTILEAITNQLGADNVIHKEGVSYDHEGKYWEEKDIDINAAVKASQTVDVIILCLGENSYTEKPGDLHDLEISQNQIDLAKALAKTGKPMVLVLNEGRPRLIGEIEPHMSAIIQTYLPGNYGADALATLLYGEANFSGKLPYTYPLYSNSLVNYNYKPSESQNKMDGVYDYESDFAIQYPFGYGLSYTTFEYSDLRTDKNDYDLNDEIKVSIKVTNTGNRVGKEVVQLYTSDLYASITPDTKRLKRFKKVEIKPGESQRVEFILKAEDLAFVNQNLKWTVEQGDFEILISDQSKTINLSKTEIITN; via the coding sequence ATGTCACACTGTAAGCTATACATATTCATACTCATTGCTCTGGTCTGCAATTTCTCAAAATCACAGACGGTCACCTATTCAAATGCTGAAATTCGATCCTTGATAGAGAAAATGACCATAGAGGAAAAAGTAGGTCAAATGGCGCAAATTACCCTAGATGTTATCACAAAGGGAAAAAATGAGATGGAAAGCGATGAACCGCTGGCATTGGATCCCGCGCTAGTAAAAAAGGCAATAGTTGATTACAAGATAGGTTCTGTTCTCAATACAGCAAATAATAGAGCAAGAACTAGAGATAAGTGGCACGAGGTAATAGGTCAGCTTCAACAAGTAGCTAAAGAAGATACACGCCTTAAAATACCGATACTTTATGGTATCGATGCCATCCACGGCACTACGTATACAGCAGGAGCTACTTTTTTTCCACAACAGATAGGACTTGCGGCTACATGGAATCCAGAAATTGCAAAAACCGCGGCGGAAATTACCGCTTATGAAACCAGAGCTTCTGGGATTCCTTGGAACTTCTCTCCAGTACTTGATCTAGGCCGTGACCCTAGATTCCCTAGAATTTGGGAGAGTTTTGGAGAAGACCCTTACCTGGCTTCGGTTTTTGGTGAGCAAATGGTAATGGGTTATGAAGGAAACAACTCATCCACAGCAATTGACCAATTTCACGTGTCTTCCTGCTTGAAACACTTTTTAGGCTATTCAGTGCCTACAAATGGAAAAGACCGCACTCCAGCGATCATATCTAATATACAGTTGGAAGAACTACACATTCCACCATTCCAAAAGGCCATTGATGCTGGAGCATCCTCCATAATGATCAATTCTGGAATTATCAACGGTGTACCGGTTCATGCCAATAAGGAATTAATTACTGATTTGTTGAAAGAACGTCTCAATTTCAAGGGACTAGTCGTTACTGACTGGAAGGATATTGAGAACCTTCATGAAAGGGATAAAGTTGCGGCTACAATGAAAGAAGCTGTTATGATGTCAGTAAATGCTGGTGTAGATATGTCCATGATCCCTTACAATTTTGATTTTTGCAAGCATCTTGTAGAACTGGTGAATGAGGGAAAGGTAGAGATGAGCCGCATTGATGATGCTGTAGAACGTATTCTTAAGCTCAAAAATAAGTTAGGATTGTTTGACGTATCGCTTTTCGCGAAAGCGGAATACCCCAAGTTTGCCAGCACAGAATTTCAAGAAAAGGCCTTTCAGGCTTCACTGGAATCCATCACGTTACTGAAAAACGAAAACGCAATATTACCACTATCAAAAAGTAAAAAAGTTTTAGTTGCGGGACCAAACAGTAACTCGATGCGCACACTCAATGGTGGCTGGAGCTACTCCTGGCAAGGTGAAAAGGTAGAAGAGTTTGCACAAGGTTACAATACGATTTTAGAGGCGATTACCAATCAACTGGGAGCTGATAATGTAATACATAAGGAAGGTGTCTCTTATGACCATGAGGGCAAATACTGGGAAGAAAAAGACATTGATATAAATGCAGCAGTTAAGGCATCACAAACTGTTGATGTCATTATTTTGTGCCTAGGAGAGAATTCTTATACAGAGAAACCAGGAGACTTACATGATCTTGAAATTTCACAGAATCAAATAGATCTGGCTAAGGCGCTCGCTAAAACAGGCAAACCAATGGTTCTTGTCCTTAATGAAGGACGTCCTAGACTTATAGGTGAGATTGAGCCACACATGTCTGCTATCATTCAAACCTATTTACCAGGAAACTATGGAGCAGATGCTTTGGCTACGCTATTGTATGGTGAGGCAAACTTTTCTGGCAAGTTGCCATATACGTATCCATTGTACAGTAACAGTTTGGTAAACTATAACTATAAACCATCAGAAAGCCAAAACAAGATGGACGGAGTCTATGATTATGAATCTGATTTTGCGATTCAATATCCATTCGGTTACGGCCTAAGTTACACCACGTTTGAATACTCAGATTTAAGAACTGACAAAAATGATTATGACCTTAATGATGAGATCAAGGTATCTATCAAAGTGACCAATACTGGAAATAGAGTTGGAAAAGAAGTAGTACAGCTCTACACGTCAGATTTATATGCATCTATAACTCCAGACACAAAACGATTGAAGCGATTCAAGAAAGTGGAAATCAAACCTGGAGAATCGCAAAGAGTAGAGTT